In Chryseobacterium oranimense, a single window of DNA contains:
- the gdhA gene encoding NADP-specific glutamate dehydrogenase, which translates to MEQYNIDQKIQEFIAKIEAKNPNEPEFLQAVKEVAVTVIPFIMTKKEYTGMKLLERMAEAERIIIFRVPWVDDKGEIQVNRGFRIQMNSAIGPYKGGIRFHPTVNLSVLKFLAFEQVFKNSLTTLPMGGGKGGSDFDPQGKSDMEVMRFCQAFMTELCKHIGPETDVPAGDIGVGAREIGYLFGQYKKIRNEFTGVLTGKGLAYGGSLIRPEATGYGVVYFAEQMLKTIGQDFKGKTVTVSGFGNVAWGVIKKATELGAKVVTVSGPDGYIYDKDGISGEKIDYLLELRSSGNNRAEDYAKKYPSAEFHAGKRPWSVKCDVAFPSATQNELDLEDAKILVENGCLCVTEAANMPSTLDAINYFLDNKVLFSPGKASNAGGVATSGLEMTQNSIRLNWTSEEVDARLKEIMIGIHKACRDYGKDEDGYVNYVKGANIAGFVKVAEAMLAQGVV; encoded by the coding sequence ATGGAACAATATAATATTGACCAGAAAATCCAGGAGTTTATTGCCAAGATTGAAGCAAAAAATCCTAATGAACCAGAATTTTTACAAGCCGTAAAAGAAGTAGCTGTGACTGTAATTCCGTTTATTATGACCAAGAAGGAATACACAGGAATGAAGCTTCTTGAGAGAATGGCTGAAGCTGAAAGAATTATTATCTTCAGAGTTCCATGGGTTGATGATAAAGGAGAAATCCAGGTAAACAGAGGTTTCAGAATCCAGATGAACTCTGCGATCGGACCTTACAAAGGAGGAATCCGTTTCCATCCTACTGTAAACCTTTCAGTTCTTAAGTTCTTAGCTTTCGAGCAGGTATTTAAAAACTCACTAACCACTCTTCCGATGGGTGGAGGTAAAGGAGGTTCAGATTTCGATCCGCAAGGTAAATCTGATATGGAAGTAATGCGTTTCTGCCAGGCTTTCATGACTGAATTATGCAAACATATCGGTCCTGAAACAGACGTACCTGCAGGAGACATTGGTGTAGGAGCCAGAGAAATCGGTTACCTTTTCGGACAATACAAGAAAATCAGAAACGAGTTTACAGGAGTACTTACAGGAAAAGGGCTTGCTTACGGAGGCTCACTGATCCGTCCTGAAGCTACAGGATACGGAGTAGTATACTTTGCAGAGCAAATGCTTAAAACTATCGGACAGGATTTCAAAGGAAAAACAGTAACGGTATCAGGTTTCGGAAACGTGGCCTGGGGAGTGATCAAAAAAGCAACTGAGCTTGGTGCTAAAGTGGTAACAGTTTCCGGTCCTGATGGATATATCTATGATAAAGACGGTATCAGCGGTGAAAAGATTGATTATTTACTGGAACTGAGATCTTCAGGAAACAACAGAGCTGAGGATTATGCTAAAAAATATCCTTCTGCTGAATTCCACGCAGGAAAACGTCCTTGGAGCGTAAAATGTGATGTAGCATTCCCATCTGCAACCCAAAACGAACTGGATCTTGAAGATGCTAAGATTTTGGTTGAAAACGGATGTCTGTGTGTTACTGAGGCTGCCAACATGCCTTCTACCTTAGATGCGATCAACTATTTCTTAGATAATAAAGTATTGTTCTCGCCAGGTAAGGCTTCCAACGCCGGAGGTGTTGCCACTTCAGGTCTTGAGATGACTCAGAACTCCATCCGTCTGAACTGGACTTCTGAAGAGGTTGATGCAAGACTGAAAGAGATTATGATCGGAATTCACAAAGCCTGCAGAGACTACGGAAAAGACGAAGATGGCTACGTAAACTACGTGAAAGGGGCAAATATTGCCGGATTCGTGAAAGTTGCGGAAGCAATGCTGGCTCAGGGAGTAGTATAA